One Conger conger chromosome 18, fConCon1.1, whole genome shotgun sequence DNA window includes the following coding sequences:
- the LOC133118592 gene encoding neurofilament medium polypeptide, with protein MQYLSSSPHRRIREEYSRTAYFGSSSSQIGPLKSSRSNASSSSFKRYNVILHRELGSIPIDNLDFAGDSQMMNRDEKKLLQEVNGRFARFIEKVRRLENHNKSLEKEIGDIRQSRQFSSLARQYDPVIKDLRKQVNDISQQNRQIEVELDHLEQDLYSLRSKWEQEAHYRTNVESGIKTMRTHIHDAHLSKMELDKKAKSLVEEIHFLKQKHKVEVSEISAQIQEAQRSTETKGLGTANVTAALTDIRRQLEGRACSGVQQAEQCFQAQMVKMMEAAEINRKALDTTKQEIAEYKKRLQTKNIGLETLIGAKEALEKQLNVLEEDHDTIVNQYQHTIRRLKLELTNSTLEMSGYCQQYQDLLNVKMALDVEIGSYRQLLEGEEMRLHSCTQGPVPYVYRQSPVYTLPYFTIQRGQCYRVMPQYKFVEEIITETTREVELSETEETESERSSSEGAGGDKGKSSTDREADVAEVEVTTEEEDAVGSEEDEEALSADDVDDTATVSSVEAGEPEGAVMGTQSWPDAEEHTKDKRPTTIVRDQSTETEDMAEDKHVGYQSRDSSGILEMDLIEPSNPGGHTQDKPQEEDEREKGKELSGIEETPEKETYGLIKVKGSMQPEADILGHSGKEKKDVEVKPEGSPEKGTVDPGKLPDPSRSKLACSPKYEPDAPLITIAVPKDTTENGLGNLCKSEDISTPTSTQKATPRMKTNSAKEETTFLLKEESSGEIKLKKISSDTKEDPGEK; from the exons ATGCAGTACCTCTCAAGTTCTCCTCATAGGAGAATCAGAGAAGAATATTCACGGACTGCGTATTTCGGATCATCTTCTTCACAAATCGGCCCATTGAAGAGCTCAAGGAGCAATGCGTCGTCCTCTTCATTCAAACGATACAACGTGATACTTCATAGGGAATTGGGGTCGATTCCAATCGACAACCTTGATTTTGCAGGGGACTCGCAGATGATGAacagagatgagaaaaaactgCTTCAGGAAGTAAACGGTCGTTTTGCACGGTTCATAGAAAAGGTTCGTCGTTTGGAAAATCACAATAAGTCTCTAGAGAAGGAAATCGGTGATATCAGGCAAAGTAGACAGTTCTCTTCTCTGGCACGGCAGTATGACCCTGTGATTAAAGATTTAAGGAAACAAGTTAATGACATATCGCAACAGAATCGACAGATTGAGGTAGAACTTGATCACTTAGAGCAAGACTTGTACTCTTTACGATCAAAATGGGAACAAGAAGCTCATTATAGGACAAACGTTGAAAGCGGTATTAAGACAATGCGAACCCATATTCATGACGCACATCTATCCAAAATGGAACTAGACAAAAAAGCCAAATCCCTCGTTGAAGAAATACATTTCCTAAAGCAAAAACACAAAGTGGAGGTATCAGAAATTTCGGCTCAAATCCAGGAGGCTCAGCGTAGTACTGAAACGAAGGGTCTTGGAACAGCAAACGTCACAGCGGCTTTGACGGACATTAGGAGGCAACTTGAAGGGCGCGCGTGTTCGGGCGTCCAGCAAGCAGAGCAATGTTTTCAGGCTCAAATGGTAAAAATGATGGAGGCCgcagaaataaatagaaaagcTCTAGATACAACGAAGCAAGAAATCGCAGAGTACAAGAAGCGGCTACAAACGAAAAACATCGGACTTGAGACGTTAATTGGCGCGAAAGAGGCTCTTGAGAAGCAACTGAACGTCCTCGAAGAAGACCATGATACAATAGTCAATCAATACCAG cacaCTATTAGAAGGCTGAAGCTGGAGCTTACAAACTCCACGTTAGAGATGTCTGGTTACTGTCAGCAATATCAAGATCTGctaaatgtgaaaatggcttTAGATGTGGAAATTGGTTCCTACAG GCAACTGTTGGAAGGAGAAGAAATGCGGCTTCATTCCTGCACCCAGGGCCCAGTGCCATATGTGTACAGACAATCCCCTGTCTACACACTTCCATACTTTACCATCCAAAGGGGCCAGTGCTACAGGGTCATGCCCCAGTACAAGTTTGTGGAGGAGATCATAACTGAAACCACAAGGGAAGTGGAGTTGTCCGAGACTGaggagacagagtcagagaggtCTAGCAGCGAAGGAGCTGGTGGCGACAAAGGGAagagcagcactgacagggAGGCAGACGTGGCTGAGGTCGAGGTGACAACAGAGGAAGAGGACGCTGTGGGgtcagaggaagatgaagaggcaCTGTCGGCTGATGATGTGGACGACACAGCAACAGTGTCGTCCGTAGAGGCGGGTGAACCTGAGGGAGCCGTTATGGGGACCCAAAGCTGGCCCGATGCAGAAGAACACACTAAGGACAAAAGGCCCACTACCATTGTAAGAGACCAGAGTACTGAAACTGAGGATATGGCTGAAGATAAACATGTTGGATATCAGAGTAGAGACTCTTCCGGGATCTTAGAGATGGATTTGATAGAACCATCAAACCCAGGTGGCCATACTCAAGACAAACCCCAAGAAGAAGATGAAAGAGAAAAAGGGAAGGAGCTGTCAGGGATTGAGGAGACCCCCGAGAAAGAGACGTATGGCCTCATTAAGGTCAAGGGGTCAATGCAGCCAGAGGCGGACATTTTGGGACACAGtggtaaagagaaaaaagatgtTGAGGTGAAACCAGAAGGAAGTCCGGAAAAAGGGACTGTAGATCCTGGGAAGCTACCAGATCCGTCTAGGTCAAAGCTTGCTTGCAGTCCAAAGTATGAACCAGATGCACCATTAATCACCATTGCAGTGCCAAAAGACACCACAGAGAATGGCTTGGGAAACCTGTGCAAATCAGAGGACATAAGCACTCCAACGTCAACTCAAAAAGCTACACCCAGAATGAAAACCAACTCTGCAAAAGAGGAAACCACATTTCTCCTTAAAGAAGAAAGTTCCGGTGAAATTAAACTAAAGAAAATCAGTAGTGACACAAAGGAAGATCCGGGAGAGAAGTAA
- the ifit8 gene encoding interferon-induced protein with tetratricopeptide repeats 8, which yields MSGDANGNLKSDLEKLECHFTWGLRVEDADLNFLEVKFSDSVSLPHDSENNLKGRAYNFLAYVKHLQGFNEEALECLAKAKEKNVDNAKHCVVTYGNFAWVHHLMGHDPEAWTYLQKLEEINTSSPTHPAETLSREVLGEKAWSLLKFSKNHYEAAKECFYEALQREPDDKEWNTGYAISLFRWDGLRIMRGEQIPLGSSRSLKQLVTALALDPENGSIMVYLGRIYQNNGKKLEAWKYMKQALDVSPNNLSVVLKVGKFLRKVQDYDMALNALKRMLEIVPDSPRLHHEIASTYRWKSFRPDGETRDPDLILLSISHTEQEVRLNPTYLYPQLELALRYAEVHQIEKSEQIFQEMFARTDLKPAERQALHRMFGDFQKNHMKSFDTAVKHYMEGMKLQNVSSDWHMCRKRLVRIMNRIF from the exons ATGAG CGGTGATGCAAATGGAAATTTGAAAAGTGACCTGGAGAAGCTGGAGTGTCACTTCACCTGGGGATTGAGGGTGGAGGACGCAGATCTTAACTTCCTGGAGGTGAAATTCAGTGACTCCGTATCCCTTCCGCATGACTCAGAGAATAACCTGAAGGGCAGAGCCTACAACTTCCTGGCTTATGTCAAACATCTGCAGGGCTTTAACGAAGAGGCTCTGGAGTGCTTGGCCAAAGCCAAGGAGAAAAACGTAGACAATGCAAAGCACTGCGTTGTGACATATGGAAACTTTGCTTGGGTGCATCACCTCATGGGCCACGACCCCGAAGCCTGGACATACCTCCAGAAGCTGGAGGAGATCAACACCAGCTCCCCGACACACCCAGCAGAGACCCTCTCTCGGGAGGTTCTCGGGGAGAAGGCCTGGTCCCTCCTGAAGTTTTCCAAAAACCACTACGAGGCAGCCAAAGAGTGCTTCTATGAGGCCCTGCAGAGGGAGCCAGACGATAAGGAATGGAACACGGGGTACGCCATCTCCCTGTTCCGATGGGACGGTTTGAGGATAATGAGAGGTGAGCAGATCCCCTTGGGCTCATCACGGTCGCTGAAACAGCTTGTGACAGCCCTGGCACTCGACCCGGAAAACGGCTCCATCATGGTTTACCTGGGCCGCATATACCAAAACAACGGCAAAAAGTTAGAGGCGTGGAAATATATGAAGCAGGCTCTGGATGTGTCCCCGAACAACCTCAGCGTAGTTTTAAAGGTGGGAAAGTTCCTGAGGAAAGTTCAGGACTACGATATGGCGTTGAACGCGCTGAAAAGGATGCTGGAGATAGTCCCGGATTCTCCCCGCCTACACCACGAGATCGCCAGCACTTACCGCTGGAAATCCTTCAGACCGGATGGCGAGACTCGCGACCCAGACCTGATCCTCCTCTCCATTTCCCACACGGAGCAGGAAGTTCGACTCAACCCCACGTACCTTTATCCCCAATTGGAGCTTGCACTGAGGTACGCCGAGGTTCACCAGATTGAAAAGAGCGAGCAAATCTTCCAAGAAATGTTCGCTCGTACTGATCTCAAGCCTGCTGAGCGGCAGGCCCTACATCGCATGTTTGGAGACTTCCAGAAGAACCACATGAAGTCTTTTGACACGGCTGTGAAGCACTACATGGAGGGGATGAAGCTGCAGAACGTGTCCTCAGACTGGCATATGTGCCGGAAGCGGCTGGTCCGCATCATGAACAGAAT ATtctga
- the comtd1 gene encoding catechol O-methyltransferase domain-containing protein 1, whose product MALELKTVFCVCFFLALTGKCRPKYYHPETPLMQYVFNNSVREPPVLEKLRLKTLEDPLYIMLATIEHAQLMANLLKLMKAKKAIEIGMYTGYNALSMALALPDDGRVVACEINEDYADIGKPFFKEAGVDKKIDIRLQPALKTLDDLLAAGENETFDFVFIDADKQNYGNYYEKSMQLVRKGGIIAIDNVLWSGRVIAPAEDDLRSQTIDTLNKKLHTDDRIDLSMLAFGDGLTLAFKRW is encoded by the exons ATGGCTCTAGAACTGAAgactgtattttgtgtttgtttctttcttgcATTGACCG GAAAATGCAGACCCAAATATTACCACCCAGAAACTCCCTTAATGCAGTATGTGTTCAACAATTCAGTGAGAGAACCACCAGTGCTGGAGAAACTCAGATtg AAAACACTTGAAGATCCTTTGTACATCATGTTAGCAACGATTGAGCATGCTCAGCTCATGGCCAACCTGCTAAAACTGATGAAAGCCAAAAAAGCCATAGAAATAG GAATGTACACCGGGTACAATGCCCTCAGCATGGCACTGGCACTTCCAGACGATGGTCGCGTGGTGGCCTGTGAGATCAATGAGGACTACGCCGATATCGGCAAGCCCTTCTTTAAAGAG GCAGGAGTGGACAAGAAAATTGATATCCGCTTACAGCCAGCCCTGAAGACCTTGG ATGATCTCCTAGCTGCTGGGGAGAACGAGACCTTTGACTTCGTCTTCATCGACGCAGACAAGCAGAACTACGGAAACTACTATGAGAAATCCATGCAGCTTGTGAGGAAAGGTGGCATTATCGCCATTGACAAC GTTCTGTGGAGCGGCAGGGTCATTGCACCAGCAGAGGATGACCTGCGCTCCCAGACCATCGACACACTGAATAAGAAACTGCACACGGACGACAGGATCGATCTGAGCATGCTCGCTTTTGGCGACGGCCTGACACTGGCATTCAAACGCTggtaa